A stretch of Henckelia pumila isolate YLH828 chromosome 4, ASM3356847v2, whole genome shotgun sequence DNA encodes these proteins:
- the LOC140861559 gene encoding uncharacterized protein gives MICDIGNGVIEVIIQLNLAICFRLVVMIHHHHNLHSPSLGGNGCGICMSPPPKVRIFLWRAFHDYIPSELNLQRHHVPVKGCCALCGSSKASTSHYLLFCPQIKKFWKDTQFWAHLKLFRNLNFLDCGINLDALISKSSFENFAMFSWALWKEVFHWKHEPIFPRKPINIDWVVPYFEEFLNAFLATSPRRLAASSSHILIWSKPPSGHFKLDVDEGFDKAKGRASIGVVIRDHVGTVRAAFASGIRLPDCVLSAELLTILHGLQFALHFGFDKVLVSSDSSLAVHAVNSSLEIRDPVGNFVADVRSLLASINFIALNLVNREANKLAHCIARFALSNPSPLSWVKGVLPSWIVFATKEYNYLGSLPCVLLVNFIVGIMFDYGTILLDYD, from the exons ATGATCTGCGATATTGGAAATGGGGTCATAGAGGTCATTATTCAGTTAAATCTGGCTATCTGCTTCAGATTGGTTGTTATGATCCACCACCATCACAATCTTCACTCCCCTTCTCTTGGTGGAAATGGATGTGGAATTTGCATGTCCCCCCCCCCCAAGGTTCGTATCTTTTTATGGCGAGCTTTTCATGATTATATCCCTAGTGAATTGAACTTGCAGCGTCATCATGTTCCGGTTAAGGGATGTTGTGCTCTTTGTGGTTCATCTAAGGCCTCTACAAGTCACTACCTTTTGTTTTGCCCTCAAATCAAAAAATTTTGGAAAGACACTCAGTTTTGGGCGCATTTGAAGCTATTTCGTAATCTGAATTTTCTAGATTGTGGTATTAACTTGGATGCCTTAATTTCTAAGTcgtcatttgagaattttgctaTGTTTTCTTGGGCTTTGTGGAAAGAGGTTTTTCATTGGAAACATGAACCTATCTTCCCTCGAAAGCCTATTAATATTGATTGGGTTGTTCCCTATTTTGAAGAATTCCTCAATGCGTTCTTAGCCACCTCTCCCCGCAGGCTCGCTGCTTCTTCCTCTCATATTTTGATTTGGTCTAAACCTCCATCTGGGCACTTCAAATTAGATGTTGATGAGGGATTTGATAAGGCGAAGGGTCGCGCTAGTATTGGGGTTGTTATTCGTGATCATGTCGGCACTGTGCGAGCTGCGTTTGCTAGTGGTATACGTCTCCCTGATTGTGTTCTATCAGCTGAACTCCTTACCATTCTTCATGGTCTTCAGTTTGCGTTGCACTTTGGATTTGATAAGGTTCTGGTCTCATCGGATTCCTCCCTTGCCGTCCATGCTGTGAATTCTTCTTTGGAAATCCGTGATCCTGTTGGTAACTTTGTAGCAGATGTTCGCTCCCTGCTTGCGTCTATCAATTTCATTGCTCTTAACTTAGTTAATCGAGAGGCTAATAAGCTTGCTCATTGTATTGCTCGCTTTGCACTATCTAACCCTTCTCCTCTATCATGGGTTAAAGGTGTTCTACCATCTTGGATT GTCTTTGCTACAAAAGAGTACAACTATTTGGGATCTTTACCTTGTGTGTTGTTGGTGAACTTTATTGTTGGCATTATGTTTGATTATGGAACGATTTTGTTAGATTATGATTGA